The Pseudoliparis swirei isolate HS2019 ecotype Mariana Trench chromosome 19, NWPU_hadal_v1, whole genome shotgun sequence genomic sequence ATCCGAACACCATTGGTTTACAAAGTCCTTATGCAAATGATAATTGATATAATATGAGAtgcatatatgtgtaaatatccCTCAAAGGGATGTTTTCCTAAAAATCTTATCGACTAGGCTGTAACTTCATAGTCTTCATTGTGCTGATCCAGTAAAGCGCTCCATTTTTCTAATAATCCTTATTATATAACACTTTATTTGGCTAAGAAAATCTAATTCATCAAGGCAAACTAGTGCAATTTATGTAGATTGTGACTTAAAAATTATAATAGTTCTAATTAATCAATTACACTTTCAATTAATCCTACCAATTTATCCAGCACTTGCAGTAACTTCCCCTTGGAAAGGAATCTTTTTCAACATAGTTTTCCCCCTTTCTTGCTCTCATAAAACTTGTTTTCTTGTAATTCTAGCTACATTGGGAGTAGAGGTGCACCCGCTGATGTTCCACACCAACAGAGGAGCTATCAAGTACAATGTGTGGGATACAGCTGGTCAGGAGAAGTTTGGAGGCCTGAGAGACGGATACTACATTCAAGGTGCTTGTCACAATCCTTGGCGGGCTGTTCTGGTTATTAAACCTTGAtcactgtaaattaaaactgCCATTGAATAACATGTTACAACTTCTCTGCTACCTTCACAGCTCAGTGCGCTATCATCATGTTCGACGTCACCTCTCGTGTTACCTATAAGAATGTGCCCAACTGGCATCGTGACTTGGTCCGTGTCTGCGAGAACATTCCCATTGTCCTTTGCGGCAACAAAGTGGACATCAAAGACAGGAAAGTCAAAGCCAAGGCCATTGTGTTTCATCGCAAGAAGAACCTGCAGGTAACAGTGATCACAAAATGCTAATTATAGAAAGCATTGGTTTGAGTCTTTAATTTACAACGGTTATATACTGCTCTGTCCCCAGTACTACGATATTTCTGCCAAGAGTAA encodes the following:
- the ran gene encoding GTP-binding nuclear protein Ran, which produces MADSMAQCAPVAVFKLVLVGDGGTGKTTFVKRHITGEFEKKYVATLGVEVHPLMFHTNRGAIKYNVWDTAGQEKFGGLRDGYYIQAQCAIIMFDVTSRVTYKNVPNWHRDLVRVCENIPIVLCGNKVDIKDRKVKAKAIVFHRKKNLQYYDISAKSNYNFEKPFLWLARKLIGDPNLEFVAMPALAPPEVQMDPNLAAKYEEELHVASQTALPDEEDDL